The sequence AAACAATCACCATCACATCTGTTTCTGAGCAGCGACAAGATGAGTGAGATCCGATGTGGTCGTGGTTTGTAAACTAATTTAAAAGGACCAGATGTCTAGAGCCTTGGGTCCCGCCCTGTACAAAAATTGATGAACCAATGTAAGGGCTCCCCTAGTCGTCAGAAAATTTAGTAAATCTGCCACGGTGGTTGCAGaataattttctcagtttcctCCCTCTTTGTTCTCATAAAACAGAAACAGTACTCTAGCAAAACGTGCTAATAAGTCAACTCAATAAATAGAACAAGTTCTGATGACACTCATAAAAATAAGTtgcatcaattttttaaacaaaaaaaatcgagatctGTTGTGTGAAAATATATCGCTTCCtgtaatatatatttaaaattttgtacgGTTTGCAGCCATTACgatttgtttctgaaaattccctCATGCATgtcttaactttttttcggttttttttcatgttcatATACTGCCGAATGACGTCTCGTTTTGTACTCTGACGCAAATTTGTGTAATTTCAGTGAAGTGCACCTATCTTCAGTTCTAAACTTTTAAAGCCACATGTGTCCCTTTACGTGACTATCTTTTCAACTCGTAAAGtctttttcgtcatttttcttGACAAAAAGTGTAAGCGTATCTTTGGGATATcttaaatttcgatttttaattctgtattttttaacATATGAGACATTTGTATATCTACTCATGAAGACAtagaaaatgtatattttgcattttcggacactattttaaatgtaaaaaatatacCCCCTCGCCCTTTTCTTTAAACAAGCGAAATAAAATTCAACCACATGCATGCACCAGGCTAATATCGTTTGTcattaaaaagaagaaaaggaagTAGTTGAAAAAACGAACTATCGTTCTCATTGAATGTTTGATAAGTGGTCCCTGCGGAGAAATAACCACAAATTTTCGTCCATTTTTTACATTCAATCTGTTCTATGAACCGGCTTCGCTATTTCAAAGGAAAGTTTGATGTCTCATCTGCACGAAttctgttttgaaattttgttacagtcaggttttttttaattttatgtgACATCGaaggattgaaaaaaaacatataggTGAAAACCTTTTAATACAATAgagtttgtaaaaaatcacatttcttgaattaaaaaaaaagtgtttccatTACTACTACATTTGTTTTCTTATTGACAAAAAGTgggttttttttacaaaatatttaattccATAACATTTATTGAAATGTGTTTTACATGTTTTCGTTATTCTCACACACACAATATAATTTCTTCAAGCTGGCATTTTCTCAggctttttttcaatctttaaaatgttattaccgtaacaattgtttttgtttttcaatttttcaattttccaatttttcaattttcaaaacctgaAACACAAAGGCAAACTCCCGATAAACCTATGTTTGTCCAGTCGAAACACAAATTGAATAAAACAGATTTGTACTCTTTTGTATAATCAAAGCTTCTCTCGGTTCTTTTTCCTTGGTAAAACGTCGAAAATTTACGCCCAGTtgtgaaactttcaaaattgtgagattcaaaaaacaaaacttgaaaacccAAAAAGACCCACATCGCAGAAGCTACTTCCTTCCGGTGACACAACGTGCTGCTATCTCCCCCTCCGCACCCATAGTTCTTCcctttttctgacattttgtCACTTTTCTCACTGATGGTTGAGGTTGGATTGTTCGGCTATCAAGAATTGaggataaattttttgactttgtAACTTGTACTTGTACTTTAACAAAAGATAACTTGtgagattcaaaaaatcagcgatttcaattttcttcacaaTAGCGTATTTCCAAGAATTTAGTTTCCTTTCTTGctattcttaatttttggtctttttggttttttacgGAAAGTACGTCACACTGGCGTCAAGTTCTACAAACCTTATTAGTGGTCAAGCACAAAAATCTGGGCTTCggcttattttttcatttctcttttCATCGGAAATTTGctatttccaaattaaaaaaaaacacgttgAATAAATTGTATATTTGTTTAgaggtggggtaccgaaatctgagaaatatttttaaattactcaaaatttgctcctgattccgaatatctatgtgaaaaaattcgaacaaaaattcCCTGactttatatttgagcttgaaatcgcaattttcatttgtgcacctatgagatttttcaaattcgcgcCCAAATAAATTGtccttggagcgcgtttgtCTCGTTTTAATTGCTCCATATATTTTTAcatctttcagtttttccagattttttttttcggtaccccacctttaaacATCGGCAGAATGAgactttttgcagtttttcaggCCCTTGTCttcccctttttttttggggaaaaaaattcgttaaaaaatttgacggtgtAGGAGAGTTGAATTCATTTATTGAATTCTACAAACTATTTCTCATAAAACTTTATAATTTGGTTACTAACTTAATTATTTAACTCGTTCAGCGGGTCTATGCAATTggatgaaaaaagtttcagttataaacataaaaactaatttccaaaaaaaaatttttaagaaatctttgtagttataaaattttcatttattcataATTTCACAAGGCTAAAGCTGTTCTAAAGTATTTGCACAGTCTGCTGCATCAATAAAACAAGTTAGCGCCAATTTCGGATAAGTCAATAAATGTTGTGTAGGAGTGAAACCAAAACACGTACATCCACAATTCGTTTTAATAGAGGATGACGTGAATTCTATCCgtgtgaaaaaagaaaaaagaaaagaggaaGGGTGGAAAAGAGAAGCAAGATCAAATTGTGATATCCGACTTAAATTCTGGAGACgtttatttagtttttgatgAAACATTTTCTGCAATCTGCAGAATAGTTGGCAATATTTTGAACTATCTAAAAACCCTTATTTTTTAtgacctaaattttttgtaatagtgtgtttaattttgataagtaatgtgaaattccaacaaaataaatgcagaaaaatgaaatgctttgtcattcaatttttttgaaactggacATCTTTGACAAAGTCGTCGTTTCTTCTTTCAgttaatatattcaaaattttttttgctccgaggtattctgaaaatataaacatgGGTACACTTTGCTGTTTCGTGAGTCTCCGGGAACGTAGAATTTTCGGTactttattgtttttaattgaataaaatgcaaaagtatttcatatgtttttatattttataacTTAAACACCTACTTTCAAATTGAGAGAATTTAATACTTAAATGCCGAATTCTTAAAATctacagaattttcaaataattatgttgtaatgaaaatgcgaaaaaatcattttcatgaaaaacaggcattttgaaaattaccgattttttttcataattttttaaagcttgtTCGAATCATGTCACATATGTTTTCACATGACCCTTCCGTTGTCTTTTGAGTTCACATCAGCTGTTTTGCTTTTCATCGgaataaaacactttttgagaGAACAAAATGCATTCAAGGAGAAGGAAATCAAAGAAATCACTGGCTAGTTCTTTTGAGACGCGGTTGTGGCACATTTTTGTCTACTAAGTCATAGGTTatgacaaaaaaacaactagtAGGAATAGGTAATTGGAACCAAAAATTACTCATTCTGAACAAGACGAAGCAAGAcgagtaaaaaatttttttttcaaaagttgacgGGCTCGTAATACAAATCTGAATTATTGAGTCTTATTAATCATTCATCTATACTTCATCGGTTTTAGTAATCTTATTGCGTTTTGCAGTTCCAGgttctttttttcaggtttgaCGTATacatttgaacaattttcggtacttcaattttggaattttatcgTGACATTTGTATTAAGCTTGGAAATAGTGTTTTTTCTAATCCTAAAATGCAATCAGACTTTACGTTTTTATTAGattacattttggaaaatttttttagaaatcgacTACTACATAAAAACCAAATTCTAGTAGTAATGTAGgcgtattcaatttttaataagttgCAATTTATTGCGAAGCTACAAAAACTTAAGTCTACACGCTTAATTTGAACTGCAtgtcattttcgaattttatattttgagaaCAAAGAAACATACATAAAGAAAAggaaatcatttttcgatCAATTAATGTTGTTATCATTCTGTATTTTTTACATACGGTTTCACCTAATTATAAAAAAAGCAATTAccttaaaataaacatttgacTTATCGCAGTAAATAAGTTTCCtgcaatattttgttttcttcatttattcTGCTTCTTCACACCCCCTTGTTAGCATTTTCCAACCCTATCATTAGTATAtcaattctatttttcaaCCGCAAAATGTCTTTGTtcctgtttttctttttcctcacCTAAACCGAAGTTTTGTGATTCCTGCTCATCTAATGAAAACCATTTGTTCgactttagaaaaaaacatttctgaaaataaaacttgaaagtttcgAAAGAACtcattgaaattcaaatctaGTTTGTTTCCAAGTCTGCCAAAACCCCGAAAAAAGTTGACGTCTTCTCTCTTATTATCTTTGCTCGTCATCATTTCTATTTTcgctatatttttgaataaactttcttttttctaagaAACTCAACCCCCTCAAATGGAAACAGTAAAGTACAAACTGAAAACAAGTCACTAAAGATGGATGATTCCGTGGATATTTATGAGCAGGCTGCACTGAACATGTCAATACCTGACGGATGCGATGTCAATCGAGTTGTCTACGCATCAATCAAGCAGTTAATCAGTCATGATATTATCGATCCAAGCTCAGTGGGATTTCAAAACTGTGAACCTTTGGTGAGTAAGCCTTTTTCGAATCACGTTAACGTTTACCATTTTGGTAAAAGTTTCAGTTGAATTACATTAGCTCTTTAAGAgacagtttaaaataatttgaaatcattgagaaatattgcatttttcacgtggtgtcagagtgttcaattttggtttgatctacgtagttCTTCGAGAAACGccggagaagagacgcagaattCTTAACTGATTTTGCATAGTTAAGAgcatgctgacgtcacatgttttgggcaaaaaactcccgcatttctgtagatcaaaccgtaatggaacagtctgacaccacgtgtgtgTCAACATATAATACTTGTGTAACACATAAATCATTATTTCAGTGTGGAATATGTTACCATGGATCCAAAGAGTGGGATTACATTCGCTTCAATATTATTGTGATCGGAATAATTCTTCCTATTGTTGGAGTTTTTGGCATTGTGGGAAATGCTATTTCAGCTTTTGTTTATAGTCGTCCAGGTAGGTGGAAACTCAgggatgtgcggcaaattcgccgaatttgcggtttgccgagctcggcaaatttcaaaaaagtagcttttccgaatttgccgagctcgacaaATAACGAAAATTGCCGCACACATctaaatttgacagtacaattctgaccaaaactattgatttttgcaaaaatgttagTAAAATTACACAGAAATAACTTATTCGGAAGCCAGATGTTTGTTCAGATTTCAGTAGTTTTGATGTTCCAAAAAGCACCaaaaagtattaaatttttttcggagttttgttaagcacggcaaatttgcagaattttccaaatttgccgagctcggcaaattttaagatttgccgcacacccctggtgtaaacaaatttagaaaaaattttttagctgagacgaaatttctcaaaaagttttaaatttctgcTTGACAGCATATTCTAAATATAGCATGttatgtaattttttggcctaaattAAAGAAGTACTAAAACACCGgggttaaaaataaaatactgtgctttgaaatttacaactttgcatattttcagaaatgcgaTGTTCCACTAACTTGTATCTTTTCTCACTTGCGTGCTCCGATACGGGTGTTGTTCTaaccggaatttttttattctccCTCGAAACATTCCGTCCATTTTCGCTGACTGTTGCGAGAATTTCTGGACAGTTGTCTGCAATCGTGTATCCAATGGGCATGATTGCTCAAACGTGCTCCGTGTATTTCACCGTTTGCGCTGGTGTTGATTGTTTTGTGCAGGTAGGTAAcaacagtaaaaaattaatatactttattcttgtatttttttttgataaattgtgGCTCcataatcttttttaaattcccaaactgagaaatttaaaaatttaaggttTGCCTTCCCGAAAAAGTGCGACGAGCATTTTCCCGCAAAGAAACTGTTCACTTTCTTGCTACATGCGTTGTGATATTCTCAGTTCTCTACAATGTTCCACACTTTTTTGAAGGATTCGTCATTGATTGTTATCATCAAGAATTGGGTGGTATGAGTAAAGAAGTGTGTCCAGCTACTTTGAGATATAAtgaaatgtgagttttttgctGTAAATACTAAATTTGATATTCGTGGTGGCAAGtggagaattgaaatttcatacaAAATAACTTATTAGACATGGGGGAAAACTGAGGTTTTTAATGCTAAATTTCTTTAtactctaaattttttaaagtttataacTAGGGCTTTCATGTGGGCGCCGGACGGTGAGTCGCTTCAAACAGTCTCACTAACGCCGCAACGTATCCGCATGCATAGTGCGGCGCGAAACCCGGAACATGTCgaccgcttccaaataaccacCTTAGCTTTGCAAAACTACGGTGTGCAACCGTAAATCTTCACTACGTAAACACCGGAGTTTATGCCAAAATGCACATCGCGGCGAACGGCGACGGCGAAGGCCGGCCGTGAGGCGCTGACGCCGCGCCACTCTCACATGGAAACCTTAGTTATAATTTAttgagtaatttttgaaacacaaGAAAAGTTTATCTTCCAGGAAAATTGTGTTAACTAatgaaattcttaatttttcaggtatcAGTCAATATATTATAAATATATGTATGCAATTTTTCTTGCCGTCGGTCCTTTGTTCACATTGATTATTCTCAACACATTGATTATTGGTAAGTATTCAATTTTCCCCCAGGtcgctgaaaataaattgacactagcaagtgttttttttttaattataacgCAACATAAAAAAAAGCATACAgtatgttttggaaaattttatagttATATCAATTACTAGAACATGCAAATTTCATGAGCATTTGGAAAAAACCCAACCAATCGCCAGTTGGACGGCGATTCCACAAGTCCCtgaataaaattgaacttaAAATCAAAAGTGTAGGAAATTATTGCCTCAAAGTTGCGCTGCACCAGAGAGcttcgttgaaaaaaaaacaaatttctcaaattatataatttttacagGTTTCTCAGTGTTCGGGTCAAGTGCCTCTAATATGGATGATACTATGTCATTAATTCTTGTTGTTCTGCTATTCATTTGCTGCAACACAATTGCCTTGGTcataaatatatttgaaagttATCTATCGGAGACGCTGGGCAGCAAAATTAACTACATAGTGGATTTGTCAAACTTTTTAGTGGTTTTTAATTCGAGGTAGGAAATATTTGAACAAagttattgaaataaaattaaacttgaATTGTAAAACTTTGGTAGTCAAAAAACTATgtacttcatttttcaatgcaaTCATGAATTATTTTCCATGTCAGTTATTTAAAcgtttaaaataatatttaataagATTCTtgcaaaatgaaatatttagcAACTATAAgcaatttttacttttcagttttaacATAATCATCTACATCAAATACTCCCGGCCATTTGCTGACACTCTTTTCTCCTACTTTTGTAACCGAAAACCAATAACCGACAATGATGGACCCGGACCACCGATGTTGATCACAGAAAAACCATCTCGGTCAAAAAAGTGTAAAGAGACATTGTCTCGGTTACTAGTCGCTTCTCAACCAGAGGTACTTATTTGAGAAGATGATATTCGTCTGATCAGGTGTGTGGTTGTTtgctttattttatttaaccGCTTccttatttctttttttcttcaaaaagtgatcaaaGTAACTGGAAAGTACTGATTTAAACGATACAACATTATTGTAGGTACATATTAATCttaattccacaaaaaatatgtCACACTTCATATGTTTCCCGGTTATATTCATGATGACAATTAATTGAGCTCATAAACTCtaaagaaaattatcaaaaagtttagtaGCCCATATCTTGTTACTCATATGTATTACGAagcacaaaacaaaaaaataaaactttaaaattatggGTTTGTGCGGCGGCGCAGACATGACGACATGCCGAGCTATTCACTCGTGTGTAATTTACACAGAGGGGGTTCCTTGCGTTATTTTTACAACCTTTTGGTCTAGAGAAACATGATCTAGAGAGGTTTCCTGTAGAAGTCTTGCAAAATCAACAATATTGGTTTTGTTATGAGTGATCTTTTTTCGGGTAGATTTGCAAATTGCAAATTAGACTTTGATTTAGCCATTGAATATTTGTAAAGCTATAGAAGTTTGGGTAAAACAGCTTCagctcaatttgaaatttgtgtaattgttaaaaatgttaatatcattaaaaattaaagatgtgcaaatcggcgtccggtcgtccgattTTGGTTCTACAGGACACACCTTTGACCCACCGGACGCACATGCGTCCGGTTTGGGGTAGGTttccacggcggccgacaatttccgagtctGACCACTCActataaaattgctgattaagtATAGTGTGTGgccaaactcggaaattgtcggccgccgtggaaACCTACCCCAAACCAAAATTTAACTTGAACAACACGTCTCAAAATAAGTAAGATTTACCTTtagttttcaagcattttttgtaataagCCCCCATTTACGCCACCCTTCATTTAAAGGCAGCACGCCAAACAACagacgaaaatgaaaaatcaatgtaaAATTCAATAGTGATTTTTATCAACAACTATGAGTATGTAACTTTTTGGTGCCAGAGAATTTTAAatgattgttttaaaaatgtaacaaTTTGTAGCTTTAAGTTAATATCAGTTGCAATTTTCgtgttcaaaaatgtatatattgggttgatgtgttttttttttgttttgagtttaatttgttaaaatattaCTGCGCTTTGTGGCCCTAGCGTTTGATCTGTAAAAtactttatttcaatttctgacaaattttagtttaaatgaataaaaagttttggagtttttgagtATGTTGTTCTTAACTTTTGTTTGAGTTTTGTCAATTATGAAGAGTTTCgcatattttttaatgcgtgcttttttcttgttttttttttacaactttccTTGCTTCCACTAATTATGGTCTgattttcatgcaaaaatcGTGTTGGGTCTATCATCCTTCAGTTTATAAAGTATTTTAgtacataattttaaaaaaaacttttgttcaAACTACCGTTCTTTCAGACCTCTTCACAATTAGCTCCTCAAATCGAAACGGAAGTCGTATAAAATCGACTGCATTCTAATTCTCGATTACGGCCAGACAAAAGAGCTTCAATACTGATGCACATTTCTTTATTATTGTGATATTGCTTCTATAGACTTTTTTCGAATGATTAATCTCATGCTTTCAATTATTTCTGGTTTCAAGCatgaaataattcaatttatctACGAATTTTTGCTTGAGCATTACAATGAGCATCATTccattatttttatattggcatttgtttttcaataaacattAAGATACTAACTTAATGGAATATTTGTTTTACggaacaaaaacattttgcggTTCCGACTGGAGGTACATATCCATATTTGGAAGATTGAATCTTgtacaataaaataaatttaaaaaagcagGCATTGTACATAAAACATTGTAAAACAAACAATCAATCAATATTATTTAACAACGAATTGTGAACCCCCGTTCCCTGATTTCGACATTCATAAATTTTCCGTTGGACAATGTGAGGGTTCCGAAAATAGTTCCACGGTCGTTAAGTGTTTCGTTTAAATTgaatgcatttttcagatcttctTGACTTAAATTACATGTTATTTGGTGGTACATTTTTTGCATGGAATGAATGTTTTGCAGTGCCTGAAGTTTTTTTGggtcatttttgaatatcagcgtaaaatgtttcatttatcgattttgattttgatttttgcaccaaaaaattaaaaattttcaaagattatcAAACACTTGATTTGAATTCGTTTTCATGGTTGTTATTAATACCAAAAGTTTTTACAAACAGAACATCAAACTTTACTTACAGTTTTGTATTTGACAATTTCATCCAAAGTAATTATCTTATCAGTGatagaaacttttttcatgtgGACGACATTTAGGAGCGAAATGTTGGTTCTGCGTAGACATATCAATAGCTTGTTGATATGCGCCCATTGTGGAAGCACAACGATTTGGTCCATGTCGTGTACATCATTTGTATCGGGAAAATAGGAAGTCAGAACAAGCAGCTCTTCTAGCATCCCAGGtttcatattttgcaaaatcgtTTCCAGTTCGATAGGATTTTTGACATAAATATCAAGTCGCTCGACACATAGCTGTGAGGGTAGCGAAGACAATTTTTCGTCCATCAGTTCGAAGAAACGGGATCTTTTGGCATCTGATTCCGCGGTGCAAAGATTGTTTGCCACAAGGATAGTGAATTTCACTAATTTTGTGTGTTTCCGTTTCACGGCAGTGTAGAAATCGAGTGTTGCTTCTTCGATGAAAGAAGCGGCTTTTGTTTCGGTCCCTTCGCTTGtaataaaattgcaatttggACCGTTCTCTTCATATCTTGTAATCCGCAATCCTGTTTTTGGGCAGTTTATTTTGACCAGAATCATGGTCCGTTGAAATTCAATCTCTATCTTGTCATACATCGGTTCTCCAGCGTCAACGTATTCCTTAAACAGGACACACACTCTTCTTAGTCTATTGCTGAAAATGCCCTTTTATTATTGTACTGTTAATTGTTATACTTACAAATCGGTGCAATTCAAATTActgaaaatgcatttttgaagttCCTCTGGAAGATCCATAATGTTTCTATCATTTGTATCgattctgaaatgaaaatcgaATGATATAATATGTTTGCACATTCTCACCGAATGTCATCTTCCAAGTCAAAATCGCCTCCTGTAAACTTCAAATACCATCCTTCAACTTCACGATAAGAGAGTGGTTGGAGCCCGTCTTGAATAGCCAATTCATTGAGTTTTGAGTGAGCTTTTACCACCTGGGTTCGTTGACGAAATTCATAATAGGCGAACTTTCTGAGTATCAACGGATCTTTTCTTGGGTCTGACATATTGTTTTATAATTACCTGAAAGTATACGCATTTGTGAAAGTCTAATTTGAATCatcatacaaaaaaaagacaaaaaaaaatggaaatacgAATACAAGTATTATGTTATTATAATTTAGGTATAACTTAAACtaaatatgtgaaaaaaaagacaactactcacacttcaaaaaacaacaaaaacttgaaatttatcTTTTAGTTATGTCGTTAAAAAATGTGgctttttaaattgaaaaatcaatgaaatcaaAAGGAAAAACAGTGTTCCGAATGACGTTGCAAGGATAATAAAAATGCACATACATATGCAACATCATATTTGACGACACTTGGAGAAGCTGAGAAATAGAGAAGGTGTGCGCTATCGATTAAACAGTTTTGGAGTACT comes from Caenorhabditis elegans chromosome X and encodes:
- the fbxa-179 gene encoding F-box domain-containing protein (Confirmed by transcript evidence), whose translation is MSDPRKDPLILRKFAYYEFRQRTQVVKAHSKLNELAIQDGLQPLSYREVEGWYLKFTGGDFDLEDDIRIDTNDRNIMDLPEELQKCIFSNLNCTDFNRLRRVCVLFKEYVDAGEPMYDKIEIEFQRTMILVKINCPKTGLRITRYEENGPNCNFITSEGTETKAASFIEEATLDFYTAVKRKHTKLVKFTILVANNLCTAESDAKRSRFFELMDEKLSSLPSQLCVERLDIYVKNPIELETILQNMKPGMLEELLVLTSYFPDTNDVHDMDQIVVLPQWAHINKLLICLRRTNISLLNVVHMKKVSITDKIITLDEIVKYKTALQNIHSMQKMYHQITCNLSQEDLKNAFNLNETLNDRGTIFGTLTLSNGKFMNVEIRERGFTIRC
- the frpr-17 gene encoding G-protein coupled receptors family 1 profile domain-containing protein (Confirmed by transcript evidence); the encoded protein is MDDSVDIYEQAALNMSIPDGCDVNRVVYASIKQLISHDIIDPSSVGFQNCEPLCGICYHGSKEWDYIRFNIIVIGIILPIVGVFGIVGNAISAFVYSRPEMRCSTNLYLFSLACSDTGVVLTGIFLFSLETFRPFSLTVARISGQLSAIVYPMGMIAQTCSVYFTVCAGVDCFVQVCLPEKVRRAFSRKETVHFLATCVVIFSVLYNVPHFFEGFVIDCYHQELGGMSKEVCPATLRYNEMYQSIYYKYMYAIFLAVGPLFTLIILNTLIIGFSVFGSSASNMDDTMSLILVVLLFICCNTIALVINIFESYLSETLGSKINYIVDLSNFLVVFNSSFNIIIYIKYSRPFADTLFSYFCNRKPITDNDGPGPPMLITEKPSRSKKCKETLSRLLVASQPEVLI